The Bdellovibrio bacteriovorus DNA segment TGCAACTGAAAGTTTAGATCTCGCTTCGCAAAAATAAGGGAAAGAATTTTCTTTCCCTTCTAATTCAAAGATTTAAATCTCTAATCGCGTAACCTATAAATTCTTTGTTAGTGCTTTCCAGAAAACCTCGAAGTCTTCGACGAAAGGCATGTGGCCTAGGCCTTTGAGTTCTACGAGTTTTGCTTTTGGAATCATCTTAGTTACCTGACGGCTGATGATGGGGTAATTGCCCATTTTCTTTTTCATGTCTTCAGAAGCCCACGCTTTGCCGACGGCGGTGCGATCGCGGTCGCCAATGATCAATACGGTCGGAACTTTGATGTTTTTGAATTCATAGAATACGGGTTGTGTGAAAACCATGTCTGAAGTTAAAGCGGCATTCCAAGCAATCAGTGGATAGTCTGGGCCTTGCAACCAGCCAGTAGGGATCTCTAACCACTTATCGTATTCTGGCTTCCATTTGCCGTCATAATAACTATCAAGCTGGTATTGCTTAATCTTTTCTGGCGTTGTCGCTAATTCAGATTTGTAAGACTCATCGATATTTCTATACGACGTCATGGTCTTCCAATCTTCTAAACCAATCGGATTCACTAAAAATAATTTCGTTACTTTTTCGGGATACATCAAAGCGAAACGAGAAGCGACCATTCCACCCATGGAGTGTCCTAGCAGATGAAACTTTTGAACATTTAAGCTTGCTAGCAAATTAGAAGTATTTTGAGCCAGAGTTTGAAAGCTATATTGATACTTCTGCGGCTTTGATGATTTTCCAAAACCGATTTGATCAGGAACGATTACGCGATAGCCTTCTTGATTCAAGCCTAAGATCACTTGTTCAAAGTAAGCTCCAGGGAAGTTCTTGCCATGAAGTAGGACAATGACTTTATCGCTAGGACGACCGGCTGGAATATCCATGTAAGCCATTTTCAAATCTTGCTCTTGGGATTTTAAAGAATAGTACTGCACCGGAAATGGGTATTGATAAGTTGAAAGTTCTGCGTTGAAACCCTTAGACGTCGTTGTTTCCGAGGCATTGTCTTTTACTGTTTTTCCCGCGCACGCAGTGAGTGCTAATAAACCTAAAGCGACAGTCCATTTTTTCATTCACGTTCTCCTATTTCTGAGGTGCCGATGGAGTTGCTGTTGGAGTGGAGTTTATAGCGGGAGCTGGCGCTTGTTGAGTATTTGTGTTTTGACCTTGCGCAGGTGCGACGTTTTGTTGCTGTGCTTGCGCAGGATTTGTATCGGGGGCCGCAGTTTGTGTCGGAGCCGCACTCGGTGCTGGAGCTGCTGGCGGTGGAGTTGGAACTTCCAGCGGAGTAATTTTGTTTAGGTTGTCCATCGTATAAGTGCGACCGACTTCAAAGATTTTATTTTTTGATTTAATATCGAAAAGGCTCGCTTGAATAATGATCCCAGGATTTTCCTCATCTGGCAGATCCATGAACTCCATCTCTAGAAATGCCGTGCCCTCTTTCACTCTTTGAATGTGAGGACGCTGTTTGCCGAGAATGGCCTTGGCAAGCTCAGAGTTCATGCGGATTTCTACGGTCGCAATTGAGTTCCACTGCGCAGGAAGCTGTTGTGCTTGCGCGAGGGCATGAAAATCATCGTTGATCATTTGAGCCAGTTGTTGCGCGGGAGTCAGTTGAACGCAGGCTTGCTCCTTCTTTTCTTTTTTGCCGACTGCAAGAAGACCACCGTCATCTTGTTGAAGGGTGATGTAAGCTAGAACTCCTGCCGCAGCGATAATTAAAACGCCCAAAATTTTGTAAAGCATGGTGCACCTCGCTTGAATATTATTGGAAAGTTTTGAGGCAGCCTCAAAGCCTTTCGCCTCAGAGCCCAAAATCGCTTCTTCGGACTAGGTCTCTTGAAAGAGATAAGTCTTCGAAATTTCACGGCAAAAAAGTGTCCTTCGCGGGCTCTTGTCTAAGACTTCGACAACCAGGAAGGGCCACTGTGTAAAAGAGATAAAGGTATAAATCGAGTAAAATCAAACACTTAGGCCGCGCTGCTTTTTCTGGCATCAGGCTTGGAAGTAATTGAGTGAGAGAGGTGTCTATGAATACGCTCACTAGAATGGCAGCATTGTCCTTTTTGGTAGGACTTTATGTGGGATGTTCCCCAGTGAAGTTCTCGTTGGATGACAGTAAATGTAAAGATAGCGGCTGCGTGGTCGTTGATGGAAAGTATTCTTTCGAATACTCAGCAACAGCAGGCTATGGCAAAGTCGACATTCTAATAGTGAACGACAACTCTGCTTCGATGTCGTTTGAACAAGCTCGTCTTGCTCCTCGTTTCCAAAACTTCATCGCGGATCTTGATAGTAAAAAAATCGATTACCGAATCGCGATGACGACAACAGATGTTGCTGGATCAGGAGCAGGTTCTCTGATTCCATTTAAGTCAGGCGTAAATTACATCACTAATCAAATGAGCGATCGCTACACATTATTCTACTCGACGATTCAAAGACCAGAAACTTTGGCGTGTGAGAAGTTTATCGCAAACTGGATCCGTAATAATGGTGGTAACAGAGAGTCTATCAACTCTTCAGCTTACTCTTCTGCTTATGCTCAGAACTGTCCATCAGGTGACGAGCGTGGCGTTTATGCAGCGAACTTGGTGGTGAATAACAATCCTTCTAGCTTTATCCGTTCGGACGCTCACTTGGCTGTGATTTTCTTGGCCGATGAAGATGAAAGAAGTGGTCTTTATGGAAACCAAGGTTACTACTTGGATCAAATGGATCAACCGTCTTACTTGATCTCGAATGTGAAAAGCAAATTGGGTGAAGATAAGTACAACTCTTTGAGTGTGCACGCGATTGTTGTTAAAGATAATGCCTGCTTGAATCAACAGAACAGTCAGACTTTGGATGGCTACTCTGTAACAACGGGTATGGTAACAGGTAGCATTGGTAACGTTTACTTGGCTTTCACAAATCAAGGCTGGGGTAATGCGGCTGATATCTGTTCTTCGGATTATACGACTCAGCTTGGTCAAATTCGCACGAAGATCACAGAGCGTATCAAAGATATCGTGTTGAACTGTTCTAATCCTACAGACCTTGTGGTGACGGTGTCTGGTTCGCCGGTGTCTCACTACATGGATGGAAAGACATTGAAGTTCAACCAATATCTGACCCCAGGTACAAGCGTAAGCTTGTCTTATAAGTGTGAGTCTTTGCAGTAAGATTTAAGTTAAATCTGAATAAGGTTTTTAAAAAAAGGATTCTATAATGGAGTCCTTTTTCTTTTATTGGTAAGAGCTTATGTGCAGTCTCGCGATGAGACGTGAACTGATGTGATTAATTATATATGTGTTGCAAACTAGAACGGTGGAAATAGGCCGTGCGGTAATTGTGCGGCTGAATCAGATTTATTTTCGCTAATGCTTTAGTCCTGGATTGTGTTTCCGATACATCTAAACATATGGGCATGTTAGACAGATACAAAAAAAAGGGCGGCTTTTATCAATTATTACAATTGTTGGAGACATCACCAGCGACAAAGCGGGAACAGTTTCTTACATTGATTGCGGGGGAGAGTCCTGCGTGGGAAGAGGCACTTCGTAAGCGCATTCTGACTATTACGCGCGTCTATTCTTGGGATGGTCAATACTTGGTCGAGATCTTTTCTCGTGTGCAGCCATTGACGTTGGCGAATGCAATGCACGGAAATCCTCCAGAGCAAGTTGAGCAACTACTGGGTTGTTTGCCGCCGATTTCAAAACGCAAAATCACGGATCTTATGGCCGAGTCGAACCCAACTCCCGCAGAGAAATCGACGTGCATTTCAAAAATGCTGTCTGATGTGCGTGGATTTGTTTCTCAAGGTATTATCCGTCTTGAAAAGGTAGATCCCGAGCTTCATATTCCTGAAAATATTGAAGAGATGTTGAGTGTGAATGCTTTCGCTGTCCCAACATATGAAGTGGATGTGGCGAAGAAAGATGCGAAGCCTAATATCGTTGGTGAGTCTTCAGAACCTGCTTCCCAAGAGGTGGAGTTCTTAAAACGTAAGATGAATCAGTTGGCTTCAGAAGTGAATGCTTTGAAGCACGAGAACTCTGTTCTTAAAGACAAGTTGGCGCAGATTAAGAAGATCGCTTAGTTTACAGAGTTAAAAGAAAAAATAAAAAAGGTGGAGTTTAATACTTCACCTTTTTCATTTCTATCCATCGCACCAGATTTCCATTGATTCGTCATCATCACAAACTCAAAGTCACGAACCGGGACGACTGGTTTCGTGAATCCTTCTTTCTTCAATCGCAATTTTCTATATGGGCCACCATCATTCTGTCTTGATGGCTGGTCCGGAGAAGTCGTTTTGGAATGTGAGTCGTTGCGATTTCAACCTCTTAGTTCGGACATAGGTAGCTCCTCGAAAAGACGCGAAAAATGTATCGCAACGAAACGAAGTTCGGCGAGTTTCCAGCGAAAAGTCCCTAATTTTGTAAAGAGTTTTGACGAAATTAGTTTTCTCTAAACCCCGACGAAACCCTAGTCGATAGGCCTCATGAAGTACGTGAGGTAAAAAATGTCAGCTAAGATTTTCAGCATGTGTGTTGGAACGTTTTTGTCAGTAACTGCGATCGCTCAGGCGCAATCCGTCGGAAAAGCGGGAGTCGATTCTGAAACTCTTTTTTATCAAGAACTAGCCAAAGAATCAGGTGAGGATGTTCCCAAGGTTCAAGGTCTTATGGATGAAGTCCCAGATGGACTTAGTACAAAAGATATCAGCCCTGGATGTGATCCGCGTCGCTTTGAAGATAGTGTCGTTGGTAAGAAACTAACAACAGCCCAATACTACGCTACGGTAAATAAATATTTTAAGAACTGCTCTGCAGAGCTCACTCGTCGTTCGACGTTAGGTATCTTGGGACTTTTGAAGTATTCAAGTTATATCTATCCAATGTTCACACATCCACAAATCAAGCAAGTTGTGATTAAACTTGCTGATGGTACAAAGGTGCCAGCGATTCTAGCGATGAAGAATGATCCGCGTCCACGACCCTTAGTGATCGTACGCTGTGGTGTGTTCTGTTCTGCAGTCCAATCAGCTTCGATCAAAGCTTACACTATGATGTTATTTGACCAAAGCCCGTTCAATCTTCTGTTCTTAGCGAATCAGACGGGAATGGACTATATCTACAATAACAAGCGCGTGACTTTAGGTGGCTGGTCGGAAGGTTACGAATCTTTGGAAGTTGGCAAGTGGATGCTGGAGAAATGGGAACACAAAGACCGTATCTCGAGTGTTCATTTAATGGGTATTAGCTTGGGTGGAAACGCGGCGGTTCTGGGTGCGGCTTTCAACGACAAATATCCTCTGGCTAATGGGAAAAAAGTTTTTAACTCTGTCACATCTATCTGTGGCGTCGTGAGTCTTCGTCCCACTTTAGATAAGCTTTATGGAGGTCAAATCGTCGGTCGCATCTTTACGAAGATGACGAAAGACCACTTCAGAGAAGCGCGCGAATACGTGAAAGACGTCCCGGATCTTATTACCGACGAAAATATTCCGGGCAGTCGCAGAAACATGCCGGATTATATCGGTTTGTTGGCCTCTGAATCTTTAAAACGTCGTGGTATCGCCAGTACTCCTGAATCCTACTTCAAAAGTAATAACTTCTGGAATTGGAAAGACGAAGTGAAGACGCCACTGATGTTATGGGCTTCTCGCGATGATATGGTCGTGAGTAACAAGATCAACACCGAAGTCGTCGAGTATAGCGATCAATATGAAAACTCTCCGATCGTGGGTACGTTGAACTTGAACTATGGAAATCACTGCGGCTTTTCTTCTGCATACGGCATGGCGGCTTCTGCGGCCGTATTAAGAACTTTCGTTCTGAATCACAGCCCCGAGTTCGTAGAGTCTTACAACCAAAAACAAGAACTTCCTTGGACATTTGGTTTTAAGAAAATCGGCACGACTCAAGAGCACGTGGGACAAAGCTTCACTTTCTACTCTCAATCAGAAGAGGTGAAGGTGACCTTCCGTTTGTTCAACTGGAATGGCGCTGACAGTTGTTCTACGTCGGGTCCGTGGAATGCTTCAGGCGCTTGTGTGCAAAAGCGTGAATACTGGATTCCGATTTCAAGTCTGAAAGCCTTAGGGGCTCGTGTTCCTCGCACTGATGCCGAAGCGCAAGCAATGACACGTGAATTTAATACGAAAGTAGAATTCCGTATCAAGGGCCATCCATTAAGTGGTACTAGTAGCAGTGATTTTTACATGACTTGGAGAAGCCATTTCGAATGAGGAAGATCCTCGTAACAGGGTTTGAGCCCTTTTTAAATGAAAAGATAAATCCCAGCAAAATCCTTCTTGATTGGCTCAAGAGGGATTTTGCTCATCAAGCTGAAACGCTGCTATTGCCCGTGTCATTCACTGAAGCACATAAGCACGTCAAAAGTTATCTGCAGCAGAACACCTATGACGTCATTCTTATGCTCGGGCAAGCAGGGGGCCGAAATAAAGTCTCCTTAGAGCGAGTGGCATTAAACTGGATCGAGACCGAACATCCTGATGAAGATGGATATAAGCCTTCACGGGGAGTGATTGAAGAAGGTGCTGCCAGCGCTCTATTTACGTCAGCGCCTGTTACTACTTGGAAAGAGGTTTTGATTCAAAAGGATCTTCCCGTAGAAATTTCCTTAAGTGCGGGTGGCTATGTTTGCAACTACACCTACTATCAAGTTCTGCAGTGGCTTAAAACGAACGGAAAAGCCTCTGCCGCGTGTTTTATTCATGTGCCGTATCTCAAAGAGCAAGTGGTCGACAAAGCCGCAGGAACGCCGTATATGGAGCTAGAGACCATGAAGGCGGTTTTAATTGAAATCCTTTCGCAAGTGGCCGCAATTTCAAAATGAGAAAAATAAAAATGAACCTTCTGAACGCTTGTTTCGTCTAAGGAAGCAAAGAGGAGGAACAATGAAATTGAATCAATTTCTTGCATCCATCGTGGTCCTATCTGTTATTTCCGGCCCGGCCTTAGCCCGTGGTCCTGGACGCGACGGCGGCCGCCACAAGGATGAAATTGTCCCAATGGAAAAGCACTTTAATCCAGAGAAGATGAAAGAGCTGGGACTGAGTGAAGAGCAATCCGCAAAACTCAAAGCCATCCGTGAAGCTAAACAGGCGGAGTCCGAAAAGCTGCGTGCTGAAGCGAAAGAGGCGCGCCATAAATTCAAACAATCAATTCGTTCCAACGCTTCTCGTGAAGAAGTTCGACAAGCGTTCCAAGCTATGATTGATAAAAAAGAACAGCTGGGGAAGCTTCGCTTAGAAAGCATTTTGGACGCTCGTGATGTTTTAACAGATGAACAAAAGGCGAAACTT contains these protein-coding regions:
- a CDS encoding pyroglutamyl-peptidase I; this encodes MRKILVTGFEPFLNEKINPSKILLDWLKRDFAHQAETLLLPVSFTEAHKHVKSYLQQNTYDVILMLGQAGGRNKVSLERVALNWIETEHPDEDGYKPSRGVIEEGAASALFTSAPVTTWKEVLIQKDLPVEISLSAGGYVCNYTYYQVLQWLKTNGKASAACFIHVPYLKEQVVDKAAGTPYMELETMKAVLIEILSQVAAISK
- a CDS encoding FliG C-terminal domain-containing protein encodes the protein MLDRYKKKGGFYQLLQLLETSPATKREQFLTLIAGESPAWEEALRKRILTITRVYSWDGQYLVEIFSRVQPLTLANAMHGNPPEQVEQLLGCLPPISKRKITDLMAESNPTPAEKSTCISKMLSDVRGFVSQGIIRLEKVDPELHIPENIEEMLSVNAFAVPTYEVDVAKKDAKPNIVGESSEPASQEVEFLKRKMNQLASEVNALKHENSVLKDKLAQIKKIA
- a CDS encoding alpha/beta hydrolase family protein yields the protein MSAKIFSMCVGTFLSVTAIAQAQSVGKAGVDSETLFYQELAKESGEDVPKVQGLMDEVPDGLSTKDISPGCDPRRFEDSVVGKKLTTAQYYATVNKYFKNCSAELTRRSTLGILGLLKYSSYIYPMFTHPQIKQVVIKLADGTKVPAILAMKNDPRPRPLVIVRCGVFCSAVQSASIKAYTMMLFDQSPFNLLFLANQTGMDYIYNNKRVTLGGWSEGYESLEVGKWMLEKWEHKDRISSVHLMGISLGGNAAVLGAAFNDKYPLANGKKVFNSVTSICGVVSLRPTLDKLYGGQIVGRIFTKMTKDHFREAREYVKDVPDLITDENIPGSRRNMPDYIGLLASESLKRRGIASTPESYFKSNNFWNWKDEVKTPLMLWASRDDMVVSNKINTEVVEYSDQYENSPIVGTLNLNYGNHCGFSSAYGMAASAAVLRTFVLNHSPEFVESYNQKQELPWTFGFKKIGTTQEHVGQSFTFYSQSEEVKVTFRLFNWNGADSCSTSGPWNASGACVQKREYWIPISSLKALGARVPRTDAEAQAMTREFNTKVEFRIKGHPLSGTSSSDFYMTWRSHFE
- a CDS encoding alpha/beta fold hydrolase, whose product is MKKWTVALGLLALTACAGKTVKDNASETTTSKGFNAELSTYQYPFPVQYYSLKSQEQDLKMAYMDIPAGRPSDKVIVLLHGKNFPGAYFEQVILGLNQEGYRVIVPDQIGFGKSSKPQKYQYSFQTLAQNTSNLLASLNVQKFHLLGHSMGGMVASRFALMYPEKVTKLFLVNPIGLEDWKTMTSYRNIDESYKSELATTPEKIKQYQLDSYYDGKWKPEYDKWLEIPTGWLQGPDYPLIAWNAALTSDMVFTQPVFYEFKNIKVPTVLIIGDRDRTAVGKAWASEDMKKKMGNYPIISRQVTKMIPKAKLVELKGLGHMPFVEDFEVFWKALTKNL
- a CDS encoding Spy/CpxP family protein refolding chaperone, with amino-acid sequence MKLNQFLASIVVLSVISGPALARGPGRDGGRHKDEIVPMEKHFNPEKMKELGLSEEQSAKLKAIREAKQAESEKLRAEAKEARHKFKQSIRSNASREEVRQAFQAMIDKKEQLGKLRLESILDARDVLTDEQKAKLFSQGK